GAAATAAGCCTGATTAATCACCTTTTTtttgctttaaaattttttactttAGAACTTTCAACCTGCTTACTTTAGAAATTAAAAGGCAACTGGAAATAACCCTGATCAACCAcctttttttggttttaaatttttacttaaGAATTTTCAACCTGTTTATTACTGTCCATTATTCAATTCACTTTTTCTTCAATCATGCTTTATTTTGCATATGctgatgattttttttccacTATAAAACAGATGACTTCTTGTTGTTCACCCATTTTATTGTTAGATTcttatatatcacatataaatTTGTAATGCAGGAAAGTGTGAAGGAACTGAAAAGAATTGAATCCGAAAAAGTAGAAATCATGGAACCTAAGGAACCAGAGTGTGTAGCAGCCGAATCAGGAGAGAAGACCGAGGAGAAGAAAATTGAACCTCGTGTGGCCGAAGAAGTCAAGGAGATCAAAACAGATGAAGAGCCAAAAGCTGCGGAACAAGAGACCGTAGCAGCCGCATCAACTGAATCAGGAGCGAAGATCCAAGAGAAGAGTGCTGAACCTACTGTAGCTGACGAAGCTAAGGAGATTAGAACATATGAAAAGCCAATAGCTGAGGATGCAGCTGAACCAACAGCACAAAAGGTCGATGATAAGCAAGTAAAATCTCCTGCGATCGAAGAGGAAACTAAAACTGAGGATAGCCCAATTACAGAAGGGACAAAAGAAAGTGTTCTTGAATCAGGAAAAACTAACACTTCAGAACCCAGTACTGAATGGAAATCAGAAGATAAAACAGGAACTGGGTATGCTGCAGAAAAGCAGGAATCAAGATCGGAATCGGTTGAAGAAAAGAGAGAGGAACTGCCAAGTAAAGCTGAAGAATTACGTGCCGCAGAGGTGGAAACAATCGGGCCGGATGATGtgaaagtttcaaaaatttccGAATCTACTCCTTTAGTGGAGGAGAAGCCACTCGAGCAACCGGAAGTTGCTGAACTGACAGTAAAAGAACCTATAGTAGTTGACCTTGTCAAAGATGTCGAGGTTGAAACAGGGATCGATAAAGTTGAGGATTCCAAGTTGCCTATTGAAGTGGAAGGTGCAAAAGAGGAAACCATTGTGGTTGAGATTTCAGATCAAGTCGACTCAGATACTCCTGAAATCaaagttctagtaaaagatGTTGAATACTCTCCCTCAGGTGAAGTTTTAGAGAAGACTGTTGAAACAGGAGCAGAGAAAATTGAGCCCAGAAAGAATGAAGTGGAAACCGAAGAAAAAAGTGTCGTAGCTGATAAATCATCAGCTGAGTGTGAAGGGGATACAGAAAGGACAGCTCTTTCGGAAGCCATTTCCAGGGACATAGAATTGGCCccagaaaatgaaaagaaagaAGAGACAGTAGCTTCAGGTGAAACCAACACAGCTGCAGAAGTGGATGATAAGGCAGAAAAGGAAGCAACAATTACTGAGAGAGAAGCGAAGGAAACCAAGTTAGAGGAAGAGAAAAAAGATGATGAAGCCGTAAAAGCTGATGCACAAGATTCAAAATGTACCAATGATTCCGAGGAAACAAAAACATCCCAAGATGTTCCTAAAGAAGATGTTCCAGTCAAAAAGCAATCAAACAATATCATCAAAATGGTGAAGCATTCACTCGGGAAGGCCAAGAAAGCAATAACTGGGAAATCCCAGAACTCAAAAGCACCTGCAGCCTCGGAAACAAAGGATGAGCTTAGCAAATAATGCATCAAAGTGAAAAGGGTTGgcgatattatttattttccatGTGTGACTTGTGTTGATTTTGCTGTTTTGGATTGTCTGCATGAATTGTTTGTGTTTACTCAGTGTTTCGCGTAATGTTGTTCAAACTAGGAAGATTTCTTTTCTCGTATATTTTACTTTATCAATTTGGTGCTTTGTGTATTGATTCaagatgaaattttatttattggcCGAGCATAAATATATTTCTGTTACATGAGTTCATCTTAGTGTTCCTTTCATTGTTACAGGCATGCCGCtgcatgttttttttgtttccGTATTACCCCCAGCAACAACTTGAATCTTTTCTTAAATctctaatattaaatttatcgtCACATTAGTCCCCAATGCATATCAATATATCATGTATAGAAGGAGCAAATATGATTTTCTTAACTCCTCTCTATTATATTCGAAATCGTTTATCTTTGAATTAACTCGAAATTTTCGACAAAAACTAATCATAAACAaactagaaaattttaatttctatagAACAGTAATGCCTATCCAAGATCTATCAATTAGTAACAGAATCAATAATCACCTGCCTAGAGACAATGACATTAAGTATATTATATTATGGGATGGAATATGCAAGATGACAAATTAGGAATGTCAATGAGAACCGAAAACATGACGAAAAACAGAGCATGCCACCTTTTAAGTACGAGAACTCGCAGCAAAATTATCAGCACATACATGCTTCTGGACATAAAACAATGGCTTCTCGCTTTCTTTATGGGAACAGATCAAGGCAGCAATAATTGAATGGTGGGGGATAACATGCGCTGTAAATTCACCAACTTTAACATTATATAGATCTATAGAACAAAATTTAACGATGAATAGAAGCACAACATGACAGTGAACAACAATCAGTTAGTTAGCTCAGTTAAAACCATTGGCTTTTCAGGACTGGAGTCTCTTAGGCTGAGCATATGAGCGTTCAAGATAAGAAACAAGATATCATAATGATAGAGGAAGCGATAAACAAGCAGCTGGTGAAGCATCTACACGGAAGATCCTTGCTTCACTTCACCCCCTTGACACTGGGATGCTGTGTAACAGTCGTTTAGGATCAAACCGTGAATTCCAGGAACCAAAGTTCCGGCCAAGGACAAATCGACTTTATATCTCTACTACCCCAAGAGCCCAGGGGAATGCCTATCCAAAGTGCTTCCATGAAGAAGCAAAATTTTCTGTCCATTTTTCATCTTTTTGGTTTCCCCTTGACATACAATATAAGAAGTGGAAAATATTCAATGTAATTGATTAAGAAACATTATTTACATTgccatgatttttatttttatttttaatagcaTACGGCCTTGTACAACATTATAAACGTGTCTAACTTCACATATCAATGTAAAAGATCTTATTAAAATACACGGGACACGTCCATACACATATTTCAGCACCTTCAAATTGAAAAAAACCTTTCACTGAAAAAATGTAAGTTACAGATTGCTTTCCAAACCAAAATTTGTGCTGCTAACCTGGCTAACTTATATTCCAACCCGTTTTGCTAAATCCTACTTTCCTGAAACTTTTTGACCCACTAGTCATGTTGTTGAAAATACAGTACTAAAAAGGAAAAGATTGTGAATCTCTATTACAAACAACAAAAGCCGTGTACTTTGTAGCTCAGGCCCTCAACAGAATTCGGAAAACAATGATCACTATCATACCTTCCACCTCGTGTGTGTTCAACAAAACTGAGACTTCAGAAGAGCACAACATACATAAATAGATCCCGAGGTAAAATGCTTCTAATCTCTTCCGTTCCACCAAAAGTAGTTAATTCATACATTAATCACAACCTGATTCAATAACAAACCATTAGTTATTATAGAGTACGCTGTAATGCGTGAACTAAGAGGTACGTGCAAACAACCGAGTAGATGCATATATTATGGCTCACCAGCTTCTTTGGTAAAGTCAATTGCTGCAACAGAGGCAGATGCCGTGAAACCAACATCAGTAGCTTGTTCATTATCTTGCCCTACTGAGGGCTTATCTAAAACTTCGGTTGTGGTTTGCAACTGCACCAAAAAATTACAATGGTAGatgaaacaaataaaataaaacaaacattGGCC
This genomic interval from Primulina huaijiensis isolate GDHJ02 chromosome 14, ASM1229523v2, whole genome shotgun sequence contains the following:
- the LOC140956466 gene encoding uncharacterized protein translates to MAAAASDQESVKELKRIESEKVEIMEPKEPECVAAESGEKTEEKKIEPRVAEEVKEIKTDEEPKAAEQETVAAASTESGAKIQEKSAEPTVADEAKEIRTYEKPIAEDAAEPTAQKVDDKQVKSPAIEEETKTEDSPITEGTKESVLESGKTNTSEPSTEWKSEDKTGTGYAAEKQESRSESVEEKREELPSKAEELRAAEVETIGPDDVKVSKISESTPLVEEKPLEQPEVAELTVKEPIVVDLVKDVEVETGIDKVEDSKLPIEVEGAKEETIVVEISDQVDSDTPEIKVLVKDVEYSPSGEVLEKTVETGAEKIEPRKNEVETEEKSVVADKSSAECEGDTERTALSEAISRDIELAPENEKKEETVASGETNTAAEVDDKAEKEATITEREAKETKLEEEKKDDEAVKADAQDSKCTNDSEETKTSQDVPKEDVPVKKQSNNIIKMVKHSLGKAKKAITGKSQNSKAPAASETKDELSK